The region AGCTACCCTCCTGAAATATCGCTGCAAAATGAGAGTAACCTGCGCCTTGTTATATCAGAGATAGATCATGACCTTGTCCCCTACCCGGGATACCACAGAATCAGGTTTAACAGTTATTCGGAGAACAGCAGCTTTACAGGGAACTTTACTGTTCATCTTACCGATCACCAGTACAACCGCTCGCGGTACTATTTCAACATAACTGAAGTAGATTTAGAGATAAGAAAAATCAGTATATGGGATGAGGAATGGAGAGGATGAGGGTTCTACCAGGGAAGAATGGTTTTGGGATTAATCCAGTCCTCAAAAAGCTGTTTAAAAAGCAGAAGCAAAATGAAGATTCTCTGGAAGATCCCTGGCTGCAAAAAATCTCTCATCTTCCCATGTCCACCGAGATTAGCTTTAATGGAAACAGGAGTATTGAATACCGGCTTGACCAGTGCTGCTATGCCAGTATAAACAGACATCCTGATGCTATGTACCGGGTTATGGAGCCCATGCTGACCACCGAAGAGCAGGAGATCATCAAGCAGCTGAAAAACAGGATGCTTAGAACAGTTCTTGCTTCAAACACTGGCAATCTGGAACACGAGATACTCGAATTAATGGAAAAACTTGCAATAGACGTTTCGATATCTTCAAAAAACCGTATTATCTATTATTTGCTCCGTGATTTTACAGGCTACGGACCCATTGACCCCCTTGCCAGGGATGTAAATATAGAGGATATAAGCTGTAATGGAGTTGGAGTTCCCATCTATGTGCAGCACAGATATCTCGGCTCTATAAAAACCAACCTGGGCTTTGAGGAAGAAGGCGCATTGGATAACTTTGCTGCAAAGCTTGCTATGCGATGCGGCAAATCCGTATCCGTGGCCAAACCAATACTGGATGCGGGGATGCCGGATGGTAATCGTGTGAACATTACCTATGGCAGGGAAGTGACACAGAAGGGCTCCGCCTTCACAGTAAGAAAATTTAAACCAAGTGCCATGAGTCCTGTGGAGCTTATACAGCATGGAACCACATCCCCTGAGATGCTGGCATATCTGTGGACATTGA is a window of Methanosarcinales archaeon DNA encoding:
- a CDS encoding type II/IV secretion system ATPase subunit produces the protein MRVLPGKNGFGINPVLKKLFKKQKQNEDSLEDPWLQKISHLPMSTEISFNGNRSIEYRLDQCCYASINRHPDAMYRVMEPMLTTEEQEIIKQLKNRMLRTVLASNTGNLEHEILELMEKLAIDVSISSKNRIIYYLLRDFTGYGPIDPLARDVNIEDISCNGVGVPIYVQHRYLGSIKTNLGFEEEGALDNFAAKLAMRCGKSVSVAKPILDAGMPDGNRVNITYGREVTQKGSAFTVRKFKPSAMSPVELIQHGTTSPEMLAYLWTLIEYKSSIMVFGETGSGKTTLLNAFSLFIPPEKKIVSIEDTPEIRLPHGNWTQLLTRSSFSGEQAEITMFDLLKASLRQRPDYMILGEIRGEEAKTLFQAISTGHLALSTIHASSASDVIDRLTSPPMSIPVSLVSNIGCLCHQITVHGKDGSLQRRTKSITEVVKKGDNIELKTVFKWNPQTGFEYYETSRLEKATKVGLGWESNQLVSIARRTGVEKRDIEEKMKQKAVMLREMSENNRYDVAEMISDYYCNHDTL